The Euphorbia lathyris chromosome 2, ddEupLath1.1, whole genome shotgun sequence genome includes a window with the following:
- the LOC136218722 gene encoding glycine-rich cell wall structural protein, translating into MVREKRKVVGLLSILCLHVLVVSTVLAKDVATGKKDDDQTFIGIANSGGFGGGFGGGGGAGGGGGVGGGAGGGAGFGGGAGGGGGFGGGGGGGGGVGGGSGGGGGVGGGAGGGAGGGTGKGGGLGGGIGKGGGLGGGVGKGGGIGGGIGKGGGLGGGIGKGGGGGGGGIGKGGGKGGGVGGGIGKGGGLGGGGGLGGGGGKGGGLGGGGGKGGGIGGGTGKGGGLGGGGGKGGGAGGGIGKGGGLGGGGGLGGGKGGGIGGGIGKGGGLGGGGGKGGGGGGGIGKGGGLGGGGGGGGKGSGGGLGGGGGGGKGGGMGGGIGKGGGLGGGGGGGKGGGGGLGGGGGKGGGMGGGIGKGGGLGGGGGGGKGGGGGLGGGGGKGGGFGGGVGGGGGKGGGFGGGTGGGFGKGGGFGGGTGGGFGKGGGFGGGFGGGSGGGIGGGYGGGGGGGSGGGFGGGGGFGGGGGGGIGNP; encoded by the coding sequence ATGGTACGTGAGAAAAGGAAGGTGGTGGGTTTGTTATCTATCCTTTGCCTTCATGTTCTTGTCGTGAGTACTGTTCTTGCTAAAGATGTGGCCACGGGAAAGAAAGATGATGATCAGACATTTATAGGCATTGCTAATAGTGGTGGATTCGGTGGCGGCtttggtggtggaggaggagcCGGTGGAGGTGGCggagttggaggtggagctggTGGAGGGGCTGGATTTGGTGGCGGTGCTGGAGGAGGTGGCGGATTTGGCGGTGGAGGTGGCGGAGGTGGTGGAGTGGGTGGTGGTTCTGGTGGGGGTGGTGGAGTAGGAGGTGGAGCCGGTGGAGGAGCAGGTGGTGGTACAGGCAAAGGAGGTGGTCTCGGTGGTGGCATTGGAAAAGGCGGTGGTTTAGGTGGAGGAGTTGGCAAGGGTGGTGGCATTGGTGGAGGAATAGGAAAAGGAGGTGGTCTTGGAGGAGGAATAGGGaaaggtggtggtggtggcggcGGTGGGATAGGAAAAGGTGGAGGCAAAGGTGGTGGTGTTGGAGGAGGGATTGGAAAAGGCGGAGGActaggtggtggtggtggtctTGGTGGAGGTGGAGGCAAAGGTGGTGGTCTCGGTGGAGGTGGAGGCAAAGGTGGTGGTATTGGAGGAGGAACTGGAAAAGGCGGAGGACTTGGTGGAGGTGGAGGCAAAGGTGGTGGTGCTGGAGGAGGGATTGGAAAAGGTGGGGGActaggtggtggtggtggtctCGGTGGAGGCAAAGGTGGTGGTATTGGAGGAGGAATTGGAAAAGGGGGAGGACTTGGTGGTGGTGGAGGCAaaggtggtggtggaggaggagggaTCGGAAAAGGCGGAGGACtaggtggtggtggtggaggtggaggtAAAGGTAGTGGTGGTGGTCTtggtggaggtggaggtggaggcaAAGGTGGTGGTATGGGAGGAGGGATCGGAAAAGGCGGAGGACTAGGTggtggtggaggtggaggtaaaggtggtggtggtggtctTGGTGGAGGTGGAGGCAAAGGTGGTGGTATGGGAGGAGGGATTGGAAAAGGCGGAGGACTAGGTggtggtggaggtggaggtaaaggtggtggtggtggtctTGGTGGAGGTGGAGGCAAAGGTGGTGGATTTGGTGGTGGTGTTGGTGGAGGTGGAGGAAAAGGTGGTGGATTTGGAGGTGGAACAGGTGGAGGTTTTGGAAAAGGCGGTGGATTTGGAGGTGGAACAGGAGGAGGTTTTGGAAAAGGTGGTGGATTTGGTGGAGGTTTTGGAGGTGGTTCGGGAGGTGGGATTGGTGGTGGATATGGTGGGGGAGGGGGTGGTGGCAGCGGTGGTGGATTCGGAGGTGGAGGTGGGTTCGGAGGTGGTGGGGGTGGTGGTATTGGAAACCCCTAA